Proteins from one Thermodesulfovibrionales bacterium genomic window:
- a CDS encoding type II toxin-antitoxin system HicB family antitoxin: MTQKLTAIIEKENDGYVSLCPELDIASQGNTIEAARDNLKEALELFFETASREEIKERLHGEIFVTQVEVAVG; encoded by the coding sequence ATGACACAAAAATTAACGGCAATCATAGAAAAAGAAAATGATGGGTACGTTTCTCTGTGTCCTGAGCTTGATATCGCAAGCCAAGGCAATACCATCGAGGCGGCACGTGATAACCTCAAGGAAGCACTTGAGTTATTTTTTGAGACCGCATCTCGCGAAGAGATAAAGGAGCGTCTTCATGGAGAAATCTTTGTGACGCAGGTCGAGGTTGCTGTCGGGTAA
- a CDS encoding carbohydrate kinase family protein, translating to MNILVSGSLAYDRIMDFPGKFSDHIFPDKIHILNVCFSINGMRENFGGTAGNIAYALSLLGESPTVIASAGRDFKSYGEWFSKQGIPTDYVRIIPDELTAGAYITTDQSDNQITAFNPGAMKFPARFDFDPLDPDNALAIISPGNLDDMLTFSRAYKKKSIDYIFDPGQSLPGWAADQLTEMIDGSRIFICNDYEIEMTLKKTALTIDDILEKTGALVTTKGEYGSTITVAENGGKRVIEIPAVKPEKVCDPTGAGDAYRAGLIKGLLLPDSDITHAARMGSLCAAYSVEVYGTQNFHFTKESFNERFKAFFQEDAF from the coding sequence ATGAACATCCTTGTTTCCGGTTCCCTTGCGTATGACAGGATTATGGATTTCCCGGGAAAATTCTCTGACCATATATTCCCTGACAAGATCCATATCCTCAACGTCTGTTTTTCGATCAACGGGATGAGAGAGAATTTTGGGGGGACCGCAGGCAATATCGCCTATGCCCTTTCCCTTCTCGGTGAAAGTCCGACGGTGATCGCTTCCGCAGGACGTGATTTCAAGTCCTATGGAGAGTGGTTCTCAAAGCAGGGTATCCCCACAGACTACGTTAGAATCATTCCCGACGAACTTACGGCAGGAGCGTATATAACGACCGATCAATCGGACAATCAGATCACCGCCTTTAATCCCGGCGCCATGAAATTCCCTGCACGCTTCGATTTCGATCCCCTTGATCCCGACAACGCCCTTGCGATTATTTCTCCCGGCAACCTCGACGATATGCTTACCTTCTCGAGAGCGTACAAGAAGAAGAGCATTGATTATATCTTTGACCCCGGTCAGTCGCTGCCCGGGTGGGCAGCAGACCAGTTGACCGAAATGATTGACGGTTCAAGGATATTCATCTGTAATGACTATGAAATCGAGATGACCCTGAAAAAGACCGCACTGACTATCGATGATATCCTGGAAAAGACGGGGGCTCTCGTCACAACAAAGGGTGAATATGGCTCGACAATAACAGTGGCAGAGAACGGCGGCAAGAGGGTGATCGAGATCCCAGCAGTCAAACCCGAGAAGGTCTGCGACCCCACCGGCGCGGGCGATGCCTACCGGGCAGGACTCATCAAGGGGCTTCTGTTGCCGGACAGCGACATTACCCATGCGGCAAGGATGGGTTCCCTCTGCGCCGCATATTCCGTCGAGGTGTACGGCACACAGAACTTTCATTTCACCAAGGAATCGTTCAATGAGCGGTTCAAGGCCTTTTTCCAGGAGGACGCCTTCTAA
- a CDS encoding phosphotransferase — protein sequence MREALEAYFREALGPGTRLVEFRKLGAGVHGTGSLLEIENGKERRICVLKGISSEGLGHDYPSDRASVFLLALDEYGNLPRHVKPIDVLSLKEDGSLRSIGGGREYFLLMEKVEGVSYFCDLKEMKGRDNLTEGDREKIALLAAYLSRIHAVKRDSCTLYRRKIRDIIGHGECLMGVFDSYPDGVLRYEEMAEIEKRCIDWRARLKPLHKRLCQVHGDFHPGNIWFQGKELVLLDRSRGPWGDAADDVTALTINYIFSSVRHRSTLEGAYLEALKLFFKRYRELTGDDELLNVLGPFYAFRGAVVANPRFYPELTDGQRAKIFRFVNNVLASERFEPEEAPDYLL from the coding sequence ATGCGCGAGGCCCTCGAAGCTTACTTTAGAGAGGCCCTTGGCCCTGGGACGCGTCTCGTAGAATTCAGGAAACTCGGTGCAGGGGTCCACGGGACCGGCTCTCTCCTCGAGATTGAGAACGGGAAGGAGAGGCGGATCTGTGTCCTGAAAGGTATCTCCTCAGAGGGCCTCGGCCATGACTACCCCTCCGACAGGGCCTCGGTCTTTCTTCTCGCCTTGGATGAATATGGAAACCTTCCCAGACATGTGAAGCCGATCGATGTCCTCTCTCTTAAGGAAGATGGCTCTCTCAGATCGATCGGCGGCGGCAGAGAGTATTTTCTCCTCATGGAGAAGGTTGAGGGTGTCAGTTACTTTTGTGACCTCAAGGAGATGAAAGGGAGAGATAATCTTACGGAGGGAGACAGAGAGAAGATAGCTCTTTTGGCGGCATATCTCAGCCGGATTCATGCCGTGAAGAGAGACTCGTGCACGCTGTACCGGAGGAAGATCCGTGACATTATCGGTCACGGCGAATGTCTCATGGGCGTTTTCGATTCCTATCCTGACGGTGTTTTGCGGTACGAAGAGATGGCAGAGATTGAGAAGCGGTGCATCGACTGGCGGGCGAGGCTGAAACCTCTCCATAAGAGACTCTGCCAGGTCCATGGTGATTTTCATCCCGGCAACATATGGTTCCAGGGGAAGGAGTTGGTTCTCCTCGACAGGAGCCGGGGCCCCTGGGGTGACGCTGCCGACGATGTCACAGCACTCACCATAAACTACATCTTTTCCTCGGTGAGGCATCGCAGTACTCTGGAGGGGGCCTATCTTGAAGCCCTGAAACTCTTCTTCAAACGGTACAGAGAACTCACCGGCGATGATGAGCTGTTGAATGTCCTCGGGCCCTTTTATGCCTTCAGAGGTGCGGTTGTAGCGAATCCACGTTTCTATCCCGAACTTACTGACGGGCAGCGGGCAAAGATCTTCAGGTTTGTGAACAATGTCCTTGCCTCTGAGAGGTTCGAACCTGAAGAGGCTCCTGACTATCTGTTGTAG
- the uvrC gene encoding excinuclease ABC subunit UvrC has protein sequence MLEEKLSHTPKNPGVYLFKGQKEKVIYVGKAKNLRNRLKTYFQRPEGLDQRKAHMVTLIKDFSYIVTENELEALVLEANLIKQYKPRFNVILRDDKNYPYLKLTMGEEWPRLEVIRRIAKDGSRYFGPYVPSQTMWDALSFIRRNFPIRICRYSLDKPMRPCIQYQMGRCIAPCSGKITRDEYMKIVNEVSLFLSGERKELLRDLEEKMAMLSAELKYEEAARIRDRINNIRHVWESQRVVAPELGDIDVIGFYSDGTDALFDVFFVRKGILVGTRDFYITDGGNLPIGEILHGFIEMFYMKEIIPPGEIVAGSRPDDLKNLTAWLRNMKGGRVEIGVPKRGKKLELLKMADENAAQVLRSRKVSGWNELLGEIKERLHLPRQPQGIGAFDVSTISGSESVGAFICWSGGDFVKDLYRRLKIKGVSGIDDYAMMDELVTRVLSNLGENVPDLIVIDGGRGQLDIAQRVVETRKITGGDGNPPMLVAVAKDPDRAITVSSEVIDLEDRSQPSLVLKKIRDEVHRFAITYHRKLRDKRMSESPLERVKGIGKKRRLELLRYFDSIESIRNATIEEIARIKGFNRKIAETLLRGLRRL, from the coding sequence ATGCTGGAAGAAAAGCTCTCACATACCCCGAAAAATCCGGGCGTCTACCTTTTCAAGGGACAGAAAGAAAAGGTCATCTATGTAGGCAAGGCGAAGAACCTGAGAAACCGTCTGAAGACCTATTTTCAGAGACCCGAGGGCCTCGATCAGAGGAAGGCCCACATGGTCACGCTCATAAAGGACTTCTCCTACATTGTTACCGAAAACGAGCTCGAGGCCCTTGTACTGGAAGCCAATCTTATAAAACAGTATAAGCCGCGGTTCAATGTGATCCTCAGGGACGATAAGAACTACCCCTACCTGAAACTCACGATGGGAGAGGAATGGCCCCGGTTGGAGGTCATACGGAGAATAGCAAAGGACGGTTCCCGCTATTTCGGCCCCTACGTGCCCAGCCAGACCATGTGGGATGCACTCTCCTTTATCAGGAGGAACTTCCCGATCAGGATATGCAGATACAGCCTCGATAAACCGATGCGACCCTGCATCCAATACCAGATGGGCAGGTGCATCGCCCCCTGTTCAGGCAAGATAACAAGAGACGAGTATATGAAAATAGTCAATGAGGTAAGCCTTTTCCTCAGCGGTGAAAGGAAGGAACTCCTCAGGGATCTTGAAGAGAAGATGGCGATGCTCTCTGCCGAACTCAAGTACGAGGAGGCGGCGAGGATAAGGGACCGAATCAACAATATACGGCATGTATGGGAATCACAGAGGGTCGTAGCGCCCGAGCTCGGAGATATCGATGTCATAGGTTTTTATTCCGACGGGACTGATGCTCTCTTTGACGTCTTTTTTGTGAGAAAGGGCATTCTCGTCGGCACAAGGGACTTTTATATAACGGATGGGGGAAATTTGCCGATCGGGGAAATTCTCCACGGCTTCATCGAGATGTTCTATATGAAGGAGATCATCCCTCCTGGAGAGATTGTCGCCGGAAGCAGGCCGGATGACCTGAAGAATCTCACGGCATGGTTACGGAACATGAAAGGTGGGAGAGTCGAGATCGGCGTGCCGAAAAGGGGCAAGAAGCTTGAGCTCCTGAAGATGGCCGATGAAAACGCCGCCCAGGTGCTCAGAAGCAGAAAGGTCTCTGGATGGAATGAACTTCTCGGAGAGATCAAGGAGCGGCTCCATCTTCCCCGTCAGCCCCAAGGTATCGGTGCCTTTGACGTTTCAACGATTTCCGGGAGCGAATCGGTCGGCGCCTTTATTTGCTGGTCAGGGGGAGACTTTGTAAAAGACCTTTACAGAAGATTGAAGATAAAGGGAGTTTCCGGCATCGATGACTATGCCATGATGGATGAGCTCGTGACGAGGGTCCTGAGCAACCTCGGCGAAAACGTCCCTGATCTCATCGTGATCGACGGAGGGAGGGGGCAGCTCGACATAGCGCAACGCGTCGTTGAAACAAGGAAAATCACAGGGGGCGACGGGAACCCGCCGATGCTTGTTGCAGTGGCCAAAGATCCTGACAGGGCAATAACAGTCTCATCAGAGGTGATCGATCTTGAGGATAGAAGTCAACCATCGCTTGTTCTGAAAAAGATCCGCGACGAAGTGCACAGGTTTGCGATAACCTACCATAGGAAACTGAGAGACAAGAGGATGAGCGAGTCGCCTCTCGAAAGGGTCAAGGGGATCGGAAAGAAGAGGAGGCTTGAACTCTTGCGATATTTTGATAGTATAGAGAGCATAAGAAATGCTACTATTGAGGAGATTGCAAGAATCAAAGGGTTCAACAGAAAGATTGCCGAAACCCTTTTGCGTGGATTGAGGAGGCTCTGA
- a CDS encoding DUF523 and DUF1722 domain-containing protein yields MEQKIRIGISSCLLGEKVRYDGGHKLDHFLTDTLGKYVDWIPVCPEVESGLPVPREAMRLAGDPSSPRLVTVKTGIDHTERILHWAEKKLRELERQDLCGFVFKSRSPSSGMRDVKVDGQSGTPSRSGVGVFAGAFMSRFPLMPVEDEGRLHDPDLRENFIERIFVFKRWKEFRGRGGKVRDLIAFHTDHKLLILSHSTRHYSALGQLVARAKAYKTEGLLSEYLKILMDGLRLTATAKKNTNVLQHMAGYFSERLSTDEKRELGEIISQYHAGLIPLVVPIVLMRHYVRKFNEPYLKRQHYLNTHPLELMLRNHV; encoded by the coding sequence ATGGAACAAAAGATCAGGATCGGGATAAGCTCGTGCCTTCTCGGCGAGAAAGTCCGGTACGACGGCGGGCACAAGTTAGACCACTTCCTCACCGACACCCTGGGGAAATATGTTGATTGGATACCCGTGTGCCCCGAAGTCGAAAGCGGTCTTCCAGTACCGAGGGAGGCGATGCGTCTTGCCGGCGATCCCTCTTCACCCAGGCTTGTTACCGTCAAAACAGGAATCGATCACACGGAAAGGATTCTCCACTGGGCGGAGAAGAAACTCAGGGAACTCGAAAGGCAGGACCTCTGCGGTTTCGTATTCAAGAGCAGATCTCCGAGTTCAGGCATGAGAGACGTCAAGGTCGACGGACAGTCGGGAACCCCAAGCCGCTCAGGAGTGGGCGTTTTTGCGGGCGCCTTTATGAGCAGGTTCCCTCTCATGCCTGTAGAAGACGAAGGCAGACTCCATGACCCGGACCTGCGGGAAAACTTCATCGAGAGAATATTTGTCTTCAAGAGATGGAAGGAATTCAGGGGAAGGGGCGGCAAGGTTAGAGACCTTATAGCCTTCCATACGGACCACAAGCTTCTTATCCTCTCTCACAGCACCAGGCATTACAGCGCCCTCGGGCAATTGGTTGCCCGGGCAAAGGCATATAAGACCGAAGGGCTTCTCTCCGAATATCTCAAGATATTAATGGACGGCCTCCGGCTGACGGCAACGGCAAAAAAGAACACGAATGTTTTGCAGCACATGGCGGGATATTTCAGTGAACGACTGTCTACAGACGAAAAAAGGGAGTTAGGCGAGATCATCAGTCAGTATCACGCAGGCCTGATACCGCTCGTCGTCCCGATCGTCCTCATGAGGCACTACGTAAGAAAATTCAATGAGCCCTATCTCAAGAGGCAGCATTACCTGAATACCCATCCCCTTGAACTCATGCTGCGGAATCACGTGTAA
- a CDS encoding TonB-dependent receptor, translating into MKPVKASLLIVVIFSTIFTLFLLPSPAVAETCVQWVARVVSVQGSVQVRRVGTTQWEPTHFGDTFCPGDMVRVLERSRSEIMLANESILRLDQKTTVTFSMPEKEKTFLIDLIDGAVHFFSRFRRSLKVTTPFVNATVEGTEFLVKVERDKTFISLFEGRVLAENKAGSIMLDRGQSAVAMADQAPVIRVVARPRDAVQWTLYYPPVFSYRPGDLQTALKTDWRARVSLLLSVGRIDEAKAEIDEALKTTPGNSDALALQSVIAVVQNEKERALDLGRRSVEADPKSACARIALSYAQQANFDLQGALKTLKEAVALEPENALAWARLSELWLSFGNLDEALKAAKQAAGLNPALARTQTVLGFAYLTQIEITTAVDAFHKAIELDEADPLPRLGLGLARIRKGDLSDGRGDIEIAAGLDPDNSLIRSYLGKAYYEEKRDKVSSDQFTMAKELDPLDPTSYFYDAIRKQSINRPVEALYDLQKAIELNDDRAVYRSRLLLDEDLAARSANLSGIYSDLGFQQLAVEEAANSVNADPASFSAHRFLSDSYSALPRHEIARVNELLQSQLLQPINITPVRPELAESNLFILEGTGPAQPSFNEFNPLFNRNRIALQLDGAVGSNSTFGDEVIVSGVHDKLSFSLGQFHYETDGFRENNDLKTNIYNVFAQYSLSENTSIQAEYRNTNTTKGDLELRFDPENFTPTLRQKEDIDSFRLGLRHSFAPGSELLTSLIYQHATTDTVVFPDIFQINGKANNYVGEVRYLYKISPFHITAGIGHRQLDQTLTSIFSGVPSPEDLKNRFTNIYLYTQIDVQKNLSLTLGGSGDFLEGAYEGEGRNQFNPKLGLTWQPLPSTTVRAAVFRTLQRPFISIADIDPSLEPTEIAGFNQFFDDLTGDEAWRYGIGVDQKISANLSAGAEISARDLDHKIIDVTGPTPVAISRDWQEKLGRAYLYWTPTLRVAVSAEYFYEWFSREADALFVGVEQFTKLRTHRVPITVGYFDPSGFSATVKATYVNQQGDFVPTGPGNYALVPGKDDFWVFDAAIRYRLPKRFGMISLEAKNLFDEKFKFQDTDPGNPRIFPDRLILLKLTLAF; encoded by the coding sequence ATGAAGCCAGTCAAGGCCAGTCTTCTTATTGTTGTAATATTTTCGACGATTTTCACATTGTTCTTGCTTCCTTCCCCTGCCGTTGCCGAGACATGCGTTCAGTGGGTCGCAAGAGTGGTCTCGGTCCAGGGGAGTGTACAGGTTCGGAGAGTGGGAACGACACAGTGGGAACCCACTCATTTTGGCGACACCTTCTGTCCCGGAGATATGGTCCGGGTGCTCGAACGGAGCAGGTCGGAGATCATGCTCGCCAACGAATCGATACTCCGTCTCGACCAGAAGACAACCGTTACGTTCTCCATGCCCGAAAAGGAAAAGACCTTTCTCATCGACCTTATTGATGGAGCGGTACACTTCTTCAGCCGTTTCCGTCGCAGCCTGAAGGTGACCACACCCTTTGTCAACGCAACAGTAGAGGGGACGGAATTCCTCGTGAAGGTCGAGAGGGACAAGACCTTCATCTCGCTCTTTGAGGGCCGGGTCCTTGCTGAAAACAAGGCGGGCAGCATCATGCTCGACCGCGGTCAATCGGCAGTTGCCATGGCAGATCAGGCGCCTGTCATCCGGGTCGTGGCACGGCCACGGGATGCTGTCCAATGGACCCTCTACTATCCGCCGGTCTTTTCATATCGGCCTGGTGATTTGCAGACCGCTCTCAAGACCGACTGGCGCGCCCGGGTCTCGCTTCTTCTTTCTGTTGGACGCATCGATGAAGCGAAGGCAGAGATCGATGAAGCGCTCAAGACAACACCGGGAAACAGCGATGCCCTTGCCCTCCAATCGGTCATTGCCGTAGTGCAAAACGAAAAGGAGCGTGCCCTTGATTTAGGGAGGAGATCTGTCGAGGCTGACCCAAAATCAGCTTGCGCCAGAATAGCACTCTCCTATGCTCAGCAGGCGAACTTCGACCTCCAGGGCGCGCTCAAAACCCTCAAAGAGGCAGTCGCATTGGAACCTGAGAATGCCCTGGCCTGGGCAAGGCTATCTGAGTTATGGCTCTCTTTCGGTAACCTTGATGAAGCGCTGAAGGCAGCGAAGCAGGCTGCTGGCCTGAATCCCGCCCTTGCAAGGACGCAGACAGTTCTCGGATTTGCCTATCTCACTCAGATAGAGATTACGACGGCTGTTGACGCCTTTCATAAAGCGATCGAACTGGACGAGGCCGATCCCCTTCCCCGGCTCGGACTGGGGCTCGCGAGGATCCGGAAGGGCGATCTCTCTGACGGGAGGGGCGACATCGAGATTGCAGCAGGGCTCGACCCCGACAACTCACTCATCAGGAGCTATCTGGGAAAGGCCTACTATGAGGAGAAGCGGGACAAGGTCTCATCAGACCAGTTCACGATGGCAAAGGAACTCGATCCTTTGGACCCCACTTCCTACTTCTATGATGCCATCCGAAAGCAGAGCATCAACCGGCCTGTCGAGGCGCTCTATGACCTTCAGAAGGCTATCGAATTGAATGACGACAGGGCGGTTTACCGGTCGAGGTTACTGCTCGATGAAGACCTCGCAGCAAGGAGCGCGAACCTCTCCGGGATCTACAGTGATCTCGGCTTCCAGCAGCTTGCTGTTGAGGAGGCAGCGAACTCTGTAAACGCCGATCCTGCAAGTTTTTCTGCCCACAGGTTCCTGTCAGACTCCTATTCCGCATTGCCGCGCCACGAGATCGCGAGGGTGAATGAACTGCTTCAGTCCCAACTGCTTCAGCCCATCAACATAACGCCTGTCAGGCCTGAGTTGGCAGAGAGCAACCTCTTTATCCTCGAAGGTACAGGACCTGCTCAGCCTTCATTTAATGAATTCAATCCCCTCTTCAATAGGAACCGGATTGCTTTGCAACTCGACGGTGCAGTGGGGAGCAACAGCACCTTTGGAGATGAGGTGATTGTCTCCGGCGTACACGACAAGCTGTCCTTTAGCCTCGGTCAATTCCATTACGAGACGGATGGTTTCAGGGAAAACAACGACCTCAAGACCAATATTTACAATGTATTTGCGCAGTATAGTCTTTCAGAAAATACCAGTATTCAGGCTGAATACCGAAATACAAACACGACCAAGGGGGATTTGGAGCTTCGTTTTGATCCCGAGAATTTTACCCCTACCTTAAGGCAGAAAGAGGATATAGACTCCTTCAGGCTGGGGCTGCGCCATTCATTCGCACCAGGATCCGAACTTCTTACCTCTCTTATTTACCAGCATGCTACTACTGATACCGTTGTCTTCCCTGATATCTTTCAGATCAACGGGAAGGCAAACAACTATGTCGGTGAAGTCCGTTATCTCTACAAGATAAGTCCCTTTCATATAACCGCAGGCATAGGGCATCGTCAATTGGACCAGACATTGACCAGCATCTTCTCTGGCGTTCCTTCACCGGAGGATCTCAAGAACCGCTTCACCAATATCTATCTATATACACAGATCGACGTTCAGAAGAATCTGAGTTTGACTCTCGGCGGCAGCGGAGACTTTCTGGAAGGCGCCTATGAAGGCGAAGGCCGCAACCAGTTCAACCCGAAACTGGGATTGACTTGGCAGCCGTTGCCTAGTACCACTGTCCGCGCAGCGGTTTTCAGGACATTGCAGAGGCCTTTCATATCGATAGCAGATATCGATCCGTCTCTTGAGCCTACAGAGATCGCGGGGTTCAACCAGTTCTTTGATGACCTCACAGGAGACGAGGCTTGGCGTTATGGTATTGGTGTGGACCAAAAGATTTCCGCCAATCTCTCTGCCGGCGCAGAAATATCTGCCCGCGACCTGGATCACAAGATTATTGATGTGACCGGCCCAACGCCCGTGGCGATCAGTCGTGACTGGCAAGAGAAACTGGGAAGGGCTTATCTTTATTGGACACCCACATTGAGGGTTGCGGTAAGCGCCGAATACTTCTACGAGTGGTTCAGCAGGGAGGCCGATGCGCTGTTTGTAGGGGTCGAGCAATTCACAAAACTTCGGACCCATAGAGTTCCCATCACGGTTGGATACTTTGACCCTTCAGGATTTAGTGCAACCGTGAAAGCGACCTACGTGAACCAACAGGGTGATTTTGTTCCCACTGGGCCGGGAAATTATGCACTAGTACCGGGAAAGGATGATTTCTGGGTCTTCGACGCTGCAATAAGGTACCGGTTGCCAAAAAGGTTCGGCATGATTTCTTTGGAGGCAAAAAACCTGTTTGATGAAAAATTCAAATTTCAGGACACAGACCCCGGGAATCCCCGAATCTTTCCGGATCGCCTGATTCTTCTTAAACTCACGCTGGCGTTCTAA
- a CDS encoding adenylate/guanylate cyclase domain-containing protein, translated as MTSRLLKGVTLGLLTGIVGLVISFSSFGLDIEENVGLEILFHLRGVRKAPSDVVVVGLDKLSADSLGLPIDPRKWPRSFHARLIENLIEKGAAAIAFDMFFEDPGPPQGDTLFSEALEKAHNVILTERLRVERLSLTDKEKAQAGDLTITRLVPPIPLLERYAFALAPFPLPKVPVKVSQYWTFKTGAGDTPTLPVVAFQLFAMQAHDEFILLLEKTSPYPIEESFRDRSALIAARSVKRFMSGVREIFGRDPQIARKMLQELRDPKSLSVELKKHQMVRALIKMYESPNSRYLNFYGPPRTIPTVPYYQALTGGKELDVKGKVVFVGLSELVQPEQKDGFNTVFSRSDGLDISGVEIAATAFSNLLEDMPLRPVSLPFHVAVLLLWGTVIGISCRFSSSIIAVLSIAGLSVLYLAASTYLFRTYGIWYPVVIPLFFQTFLAFNSSLLWKYIDSNRERQNIRKAFEYYLPNEVVDRLSKDIVNLAASDQLVYGVCLSTDAEHYTSLSETMDPDKLGCFMNKYYEAVFRPIKKHGGIVSNVVGDSALAIWVATEPGITPKGEACLAALDIAGALREFNRSSGSLQLPTRIGLHSGNILLGNIGAFDHYEYRPVGDIVNTATRIEGLNKYVGTRILASDDVLDQVKGLLTRQIGKFLMVGKTQPMIVHELICRMEESDEQQRDACAIFSGALDAFWRRSWDEAIRGFHEAIKVLGKDGPSTFYLDLCEHHKEDPPGESWEGAVHMDKK; from the coding sequence TTGACGTCTCGTCTCTTGAAAGGGGTAACCCTGGGCTTACTCACTGGCATCGTCGGACTGGTGATAAGCTTTTCTTCTTTCGGCCTCGACATCGAAGAAAACGTGGGGCTGGAGATACTCTTCCACTTAAGGGGAGTGAGGAAGGCCCCTTCAGATGTCGTCGTTGTCGGCTTGGACAAGTTATCAGCCGACAGCCTCGGTCTTCCTATCGACCCGAGAAAATGGCCACGCTCTTTCCATGCCCGTCTCATCGAGAATCTGATCGAGAAGGGTGCTGCAGCCATCGCTTTTGATATGTTTTTTGAAGACCCCGGTCCCCCTCAAGGTGATACCCTCTTTTCTGAGGCTTTGGAGAAAGCCCATAATGTCATACTTACTGAACGTCTCAGAGTCGAGAGGCTTTCCCTTACTGACAAAGAAAAAGCACAGGCCGGAGACCTCACGATTACGAGATTGGTGCCGCCGATTCCCCTCCTTGAACGATATGCTTTTGCCCTGGCTCCTTTTCCCCTGCCCAAGGTGCCTGTCAAGGTGAGCCAGTACTGGACATTCAAGACCGGAGCGGGTGATACGCCGACCCTGCCGGTTGTGGCCTTCCAGCTCTTCGCAATGCAGGCCCATGATGAATTCATCCTTTTACTCGAAAAGACGAGTCCCTACCCGATCGAGGAGTCATTTCGTGACAGAAGTGCGTTGATTGCCGCGAGAAGCGTAAAGAGGTTCATGTCAGGAGTGAGGGAGATCTTCGGGAGAGATCCGCAGATTGCGAGAAAAATGCTTCAGGAATTGAGGGATCCAAAGAGCTTATCCGTCGAGCTGAAAAAACATCAAATGGTCAGGGCTCTCATAAAGATGTATGAAAGTCCCAATAGCCGGTATCTGAATTTCTACGGACCACCCCGAACCATTCCTACGGTACCCTATTATCAAGCCTTGACCGGCGGCAAAGAGCTTGACGTAAAGGGCAAGGTTGTCTTCGTAGGACTTTCTGAACTTGTGCAGCCTGAACAGAAAGACGGCTTTAACACGGTCTTTTCGCGATCGGACGGACTTGATATCAGCGGCGTCGAGATAGCCGCCACCGCATTTTCAAACCTGCTAGAAGATATGCCTCTTCGCCCGGTCAGCCTCCCCTTCCATGTCGCCGTTCTTTTGCTCTGGGGAACAGTGATCGGCATCTCCTGCCGGTTTTCCTCAAGTATTATAGCCGTGTTGAGCATTGCAGGGCTCAGCGTACTTTATCTCGCGGCTTCCACCTATCTTTTTAGGACATACGGCATCTGGTATCCGGTCGTCATCCCTCTCTTCTTCCAGACCTTCCTCGCCTTTAACAGCTCGCTCCTTTGGAAGTATATCGATTCGAACAGGGAGCGCCAGAATATCCGGAAGGCCTTCGAGTACTATCTCCCCAACGAAGTGGTCGATCGGTTATCAAAGGATATTGTGAACCTCGCTGCAAGCGACCAGCTCGTCTACGGTGTTTGCCTGTCTACCGATGCAGAGCATTACACCTCCTTATCCGAAACCATGGATCCCGACAAACTCGGCTGCTTTATGAACAAATACTACGAGGCTGTTTTCAGGCCGATAAAGAAGCACGGAGGAATCGTATCGAATGTCGTAGGAGACTCGGCATTGGCGATATGGGTGGCAACAGAACCCGGCATAACGCCGAAGGGTGAGGCGTGCCTGGCGGCTCTTGATATTGCCGGTGCACTCCGCGAATTCAACCGGTCCTCCGGCAGCCTGCAACTCCCCACCAGAATCGGTTTGCACTCTGGTAATATACTGCTCGGGAACATCGGCGCCTTCGACCATTATGAATATCGCCCTGTAGGAGATATTGTGAACACTGCTACAAGGATAGAAGGGCTGAATAAATACGTGGGCACACGGATCCTTGCGTCCGATGATGTCCTCGATCAGGTTAAAGGCCTGCTCACAAGGCAGATAGGCAAATTCCTGATGGTCGGAAAGACACAGCCGATGATTGTCCATGAATTGATCTGCCGTATGGAAGAGTCCGATGAGCAACAAAGAGATGCCTGTGCGATCTTCTCCGGGGCCCTCGATGCTTTCTGGAGACGGTCTTGGGACGAGGCCATCAGGGGATTTCATGAGGCGATCAAGGTCTTGGGGAAAGATGGTCCGTCAACCTTCTATCTGGACCTCTGCGAACATCACAAGGAAGACCCACCCGGCGAGTCGTGGGAGGGAGCTGTACATATGGACAAAAAATAG
- a CDS encoding SRPBCC family protein gives MIIEESIVIHATPKRVWETFADLTCWNHWNTVLKNVSPKRTEILSEGGKVKFCIYPFNFPVYFEPNIESVVPGRRIVWSSGKFGISARHEFLFQEAKEGVIVISKEVFSAIGLKTLRFLFPDWRLRDLTISFLKDLKTAAEK, from the coding sequence ATGATCATTGAGGAATCCATCGTGATCCATGCCACGCCAAAGAGAGTATGGGAGACATTCGCCGACCTTACCTGCTGGAACCATTGGAATACTGTTCTGAAGAACGTTTCGCCGAAGAGAACCGAAATCCTGTCAGAAGGAGGCAAGGTAAAGTTCTGTATCTATCCTTTCAATTTCCCCGTCTATTTTGAACCGAATATCGAGAGCGTTGTGCCGGGCAGGCGGATCGTCTGGTCAAGCGGAAAATTCGGCATCTCCGCCAGGCATGAATTTCTTTTCCAGGAAGCGAAGGAAGGGGTCATTGTGATCAGCAAGGAAGTATTCAGCGCCATAGGACTCAAGACCCTGAGGTTTCTCTTTCCCGATTGGAGGCTCAGGGACCTCACGATCTCTTTCCTCAAGGATTTGAAGACGGCTGCAGAAAAATAG